From Methanocorpusculum vombati, one genomic window encodes:
- a CDS encoding energy-coupling factor ABC transporter substrate-binding protein, whose translation MNRATMEIILGIAVIVIFVIGTLFLIPSGGEGEEGWGGADGGAADLIDSTGYVPWFNPIWEPPSGEIESLFFCVQTAIGAVIVGYFFGYWRGAKGRKDEE comes from the coding sequence ATGAACCGGGCGACAATGGAGATCATCCTCGGCATTGCTGTCATCGTCATCTTCGTGATCGGCACACTGTTTCTCATCCCCTCCGGAGGAGAGGGAGAGGAAGGCTGGGGTGGTGCGGATGGCGGAGCAGCTGATCTGATCGACAGCACCGGTTACGTTCCCTGGTTCAACCCGATCTGGGAACCCCCAAGCGGTGAGATCGAATCACTGTTCTTCTGCGTTCAGACTGCAATCGGTGCAGTCATCGTAGGTTACTTCTTCGGCTACTGGAGAGGTGCCAAAGGCCGCAAAGACGAAGAGTGA